The Dehalococcoidia bacterium genome includes a window with the following:
- the coxB gene encoding cytochrome c oxidase subunit II, whose product MGRIGIARICSLALVLGSSLFLSGCEYFSSPQNTFNPAGTVAQQQKDDFLLVMWPSLVVGLIVMLGIVYIAIKFRRKPGDSGLPKQVHGNTALELSWTIIPIILLAVIAVPTVEGIRTLSREPENALQVKVTGVQWAWLFEYPEIDAGGAPLTPAVGELRIPVGQDVAFEIHSTDVNHSFWVPKLAGKIDAIPNHVNHMWFRADEAGEFSGQCAEFCGLDHNAMRMTVIAMPPAEFDAWVAEQQAAARQEAADDEPLASNGE is encoded by the coding sequence ATGGGCAGGATCGGGATCGCGCGCATCTGCTCCCTGGCACTGGTGCTCGGTTCATCGCTCTTTCTCAGCGGCTGCGAGTACTTCAGCAGCCCGCAGAACACCTTTAACCCTGCCGGCACGGTGGCCCAGCAGCAGAAGGACGACTTCCTGCTCGTCATGTGGCCATCGCTAGTCGTCGGGCTGATCGTGATGCTGGGGATCGTGTATATCGCCATCAAGTTCCGGCGGAAGCCAGGGGACTCGGGCCTGCCGAAGCAGGTCCACGGCAACACGGCGCTCGAGCTGAGCTGGACGATCATCCCGATCATCCTGCTTGCGGTTATCGCCGTGCCGACCGTGGAGGGGATCCGTACGCTGTCCCGCGAGCCAGAGAACGCGCTGCAGGTGAAGGTGACGGGCGTGCAGTGGGCGTGGCTCTTCGAGTACCCGGAGATCGACGCGGGCGGCGCGCCGCTGACGCCGGCGGTCGGGGAGTTGCGAATACCGGTGGGGCAGGACGTCGCGTTCGAGATCCACTCGACGGACGTGAACCACAGTTTCTGGGTGCCGAAGCTCGCGGGAAAGATCGACGCGATCCCGAACCACGTCAATCACATGTGGTTCCGCGCCGACGAGGCGGGCGAGTTCTCAGGGCAATGTGCCGAGTTCTGCGGGTTAGACCATAACGCCATGCGGATGACGGTGATCGCGATGCCGCCGGCAGAGTTTGATGCGTGGGTCGCTGAGCAGCAGGCCGCCGCGCGGCAAGAAGCCGCCGACGACGAGCCGCTCGCGAGCAACGGAGAGTAG
- a CDS encoding heme o synthase produces MTAAAKAPLTWRETIGAYVALTKPRIISLLLITTIPAMILADQGMPSAWLVLATVFGGTLAAGGANAINCYFDRDIDEIMHRTQGRPLPMGKMEPRDALIFALVLEAAAFVVLVATSNLLAGVLALSATVFYVFVYTIWLKRTSRQNIVIGGAAGAVPPLVGWAAVTGDIGWPAVVLFAIVFFWTPPHFWALSIRYRDDYARARVPMLPVVATLAETKTQIFWYAAVLVPVSLLLIATGAVGWIYAVAAIGLGAGFVRATWLLRSDDRPGAAMGVFKWSIYYLALLFVAVAADQLIAG; encoded by the coding sequence GTTGATCACGACGATCCCGGCGATGATCCTCGCCGATCAGGGGATGCCGTCGGCGTGGCTGGTGCTTGCGACGGTGTTCGGCGGCACGCTGGCGGCCGGCGGCGCGAACGCGATCAACTGCTATTTCGACCGGGACATCGACGAGATCATGCACCGGACGCAGGGGCGGCCGCTGCCGATGGGCAAGATGGAGCCGCGGGACGCGCTGATCTTCGCGCTGGTGCTCGAGGCGGCGGCGTTCGTGGTGCTTGTGGCGACATCGAACCTGCTGGCGGGCGTGCTGGCGCTCTCGGCGACGGTGTTCTACGTCTTCGTGTACACGATATGGCTGAAGCGCACGTCGCGGCAGAACATCGTGATTGGGGGCGCGGCGGGTGCGGTGCCGCCGCTCGTCGGATGGGCGGCGGTGACGGGAGACATCGGATGGCCGGCGGTGGTGCTGTTCGCGATCGTGTTCTTCTGGACGCCGCCGCACTTCTGGGCGCTCTCGATCCGCTATCGCGACGACTACGCGCGGGCGCGGGTGCCGATGCTGCCCGTCGTCGCGACGCTGGCCGAGACGAAGACCCAGATCTTCTGGTACGCCGCCGTGCTGGTACCGGTGTCGCTGCTGTTGATCGCGACGGGGGCGGTCGGCTGGATCTACGCGGTTGCCGCGATCGGGCTAGGGGCGGGATTCGTGCGGGCGACGTGGCTGCTGCGATCGGACGACCGCCCGGGAGCGGCGATGGGCGTGTTCAAGTGGTCGATCTACTATCTGGCGCTTCTGTTCGTGGCGGTCGCGGCGGACCAATTGATCGCCGGCTGA